The genomic interval GTTTAaagtttgaaaaataattaaatttttatttttaatttttaaattataaaaaatggcACATTCATTTGAGAATGTTTAAAAAAGCAAgattgtttttcaattttattatatAGATGTAAAAACGATTAGCAAAAATTTGGGGTATCATGAATTCGATTAGGTCTAAAATTACAAATAATCCTGTTTTATTGATTTGACAAAAAGTTAATCTTAAATGGCACCGTTCAGAATATGATTTGATTATCCAGTGCGTTAGGTTGAGTTAGTAATTCTACTTagattgataaatttttatgAGCCGATTTATTTTGGTTGGTCCAATTGCCCAAAAGCACAATAAACGTGACGATCTTTTATCGGGGGCAAAATTTTGGCCTTGCCGCGCGAAGTTCCTATTCCCTCGCTGaatcgctctctctctctctctctcgcgcgcGCGCCTGCTGAAAGCAGCTTAGACGGTGGCGGCTCCCATCCCCGCAGTCGCCGTGCTGGTAAGACCCCTCGCCGCCAAGTCCTCTTACTCCGCCGGAGTCGTCTTTTCTATTCACCTGGTACGGAACCCCTTCCTCTCTCTTTCATTttcgtttctctctctctctctctctctctctctctctctctctctctctctctctctctctctcacagctTTGTCACTGTCGTTGAATCCGGTTATTTCAGTGTTTCGCCACCCTCAATTGTACGAAGCCCTCACTCTGCTGATATTTGAGCCAAAAGAAAAGAGTATTCAAGCACATTAGAGAACAAATTAGAAACAAAAAGCAGAAGTtagggatagagagagagatgagggcATCGACGAGGAAGAATGTACAGAAGAAGTTCAAGATCAGAGGCTACACTCTCAAAGTCGAAGCTCTGGATGAGATACTCTCCTTCCTAAGCCGCTTCGAAGATGAAAATGAAGCTATAGATATCCTTCTGGACGAACTTGAAAACGAACCCCGTATATTTCTTGTTAATTCTACGCTGTTACTCAATTTGTATGCTTTTCTGCTGATTGTACCGCTGGCTTGTCTTGCAGTGAAGTCTTCTACGCTAGACAAAGAATCAGTGCATCGGGTAGTCAGCCTTCTGTTAAAGGCTGAGGCCGCTGTTGAGGAAAGCCCTTGTTCCATCAGCAGTCGATCTGCTCTTCGCATAATTGATGCCTTCTTGGTCCCTAAATTTTGCTACGATCCCATTAAGAAGCTCTTCCACGAGTATGACTATTACagtattttcttcttcttttccattTACTTTATTATTGCCACTTAAGCAATCAAAGCAGTGTCGTCAAGTAGCTCTGTCTGATTGCTGATAAAACATGTGATCATGTTTAAAAAAGCATGAATTTTGTCATCAGTGTAAGTGTTATTTAGGCTGTTCTTTGAATGGCAGGCATACAGGAAGGCTTCCGATTCATGGTGATGCTTCAGCAAAAGCTGCTTTGTATAGGGACAGGTACCTTTTGTTGCTTCAGAGGCTTTCTCGCCATCACCATTTCTCTAAACCTGCATTTGATACTGGAGTGTCACGTTTTGGAAGCTGTGAGGTACTTCCCCCTTCTCTTTCTCATGCATATTtcttttatgagatgaaatataagACATGAAAATTAATTTGTCCAATGCAATATCCTATGaatcaattcattttcaatttttttttctttatccaAAAACGATTTATTGGGCAGATTTCTCCGATTCAATCACTGATTGGACAAACAGGGAGGAAATGGGTTATGGGTGTGATATCTCAGTTGGAAGATGGGCATTTTTACTTGGAAGATCTTACTGCATCAGTGGAgattaatttgtcaaatgcaataTCCTTTAGCACTTTATTTCATGTATTATGTTTCTGTGTTTTGAGTAGGTTAACTGCGTATGCATAAACATGTGTTACTGTGAGCACATACATATGGATATATCTTATTAGGTACAGTTAGATGCTTCCATTTAAAGCTTTGGGGATTTAAAATCTTTTATTCATGTTGCTGTAACTAGTCTTAAAAATTTGCACCAAGTTGTCAAAATTTCTGCTTTCCACCACTCTCAAAATTAAAATTGTGGTCAATTTTCCATCTTGCAACATTTGCATCAAATTTCCATGAATAATTGAATCTCAAAATTACAGcgaaaattttatataattttaccATGGGACAAAATGTACTTAGATTGAAAattgagtttaaaaaaaaattgaatgacaACTTTCACAAACTTGAAATTTTTTGCAATATTGAACTTAGatattagctacaacattttatttggccttttatgtctaaattagtttaattttcataataaaaaatagttaattgatttatgaattttgtttATATTAATTGATATGTTTAATAATGTTATTGAATTGAATTTATTGTTCCATGCATTAGATATCCGTCATTGATGTGTCTTATTAGTTGTAAATTGTACATTATAGTAACTATTAGCAGcttctaaattttcaaaaaaaaatttccacgCTTTACTTCTAATTTCCATCAGTTcttgaaatgaaaatagaaatttcTGTTCAAAATTTAAAGCTTGGTTCTAATTGCATTTAATTCTTCCTCATGAATATTCTGGTTACCTCATGGAGGTTGTGCAGTTTCGCATCTCCACTGCTCTTTTCTTTGCTTAAATTTCATGCTGATTAATTTCTGCTTTTGTTTAGTTCAAGCCCATTTCATTGCTCCTACTAAATTCATGTAGTAGGATGTGAAGAACATGCTACAACATGGGAATTGTTCACCTTTGAGTTTATTTGCATGGATAAAACAGGAATCTCATAGTTCTTCTGGATGTATTTCTTGTCCTGTTACTTGTCTTTTTGTTTCTTGCTTATTGTCATGAATGAAATGTAAGTGTTAGAAAAGTAAATTTGGAGATTTTAGCTTGGGACAACTCCAATGACAGCTTTTGCCCTGTGAGTTTGGTGATTCATGAAACagttccatttttttattttgtatccTCTTCAATGGCTTATCGAATTAACTTATTTTAcagtttgattttattatttccTGACCTTAAGATAAGTCTATATGGGTTGAGTCTTtggaaattgaatgaaataactGTGTTGTTTTCTCCCCATCAATCTTCTTCCTCTTGCTCTCCTTGCCTCAATTTTACATCAATATATAATGGCATATCTTCTTTAACATGCAATACAAGATTACTACAGGATATTTTTCAGAGAATACCATAGTTGTAGCAGAAGGTGAGATGCTACTGGAGGGTATTTTCCAGGTTCGTgtttatttccattttattttaatGAAGGGTAAGCCATGAAAAAATAGACAAGAAAAAATGTTGGAACTTATGTGGGAAATCAATTCCCATTCAAAATCTATGTGGTGCAACTTTTTGTCTTGCACGTTATTTCTTCATTGGGTTAAATATGGTGAAGCCCATGTCATGCATTGAATATCAACTTATATTGCTTGATTCCTATGCCATTATGTGTCTttatatgtgttttttttttgtacagCCATATCTATATGTAAATTAAAGATCAGCGCATGTTTATCATCACCTTAATTACATGTTTTGGCATTTCCGTaccttatattatttttttttaacatagcCTTGGATAAGCAAGGAATAACCTTAACAGTGATACTGGTAATCCAACTCAAACTCAATTTGAACTTGCtaggattttaaaataaccaACCATTTTTGTGAACCTCCCCCTTATTCTTGGGCTTCTGTTACCAACTTAGTAATGCATCATGCTATTTAAACCCAATGGCAAAGGACAGATTGGCAATGGTCTACCTACTTTAGTTTTGTGGGCTTTGGGCTGAGAAAAGAAGTAACATTAAGATTATGTTGATGAGAGAAAGACAGATAATGGTTTAGAAGTTAACTACTGCTGTTCTATTTAACTAGGATTTGATTACTATGTAGTGGAATATAGGGAACTAGTTGCTGGAAAGTCTGGGAAGCAAGAAGATTAGGGTTCCATTATTGTGTTTTTGGAGGGTTTAATGTGTACGAACAGGTCGAAGAGTACATGCATGGTTTGGAGTTTTGAGTGCTATAATAAAGGAAATTTGATTTGGTTTGCAGGGAAGTTAGAGTATGTGTTCCCATGCTGTGAACAGTACCATAGAGTGAGAGAGAGCATATAGGATTCTAATGCAATGAAAAATATTTCCCATGCTAGTCTGTGCAAATTTATCTCTTTGCTTTGTCTTGCTATGATTTCTTTAACCAATTGTAATTTTGGGGATGATTCTGAAATTCAAGACTTGTGGAAGGGAATGGTCCATTCTATGATGTTTTTCCTTGTCTTTACCACCACTCCACTCTGGATGATGCTCCAATCTCTAGTTTATATATTCTGGAGGGCTCTTCTAGTTATCTAAATTTTTGTTCCATTATCACCTCAGTGACAGAGAGGCAGATGACTTTAGTTCTTCGGGTATATTCTTGATTTGTGTCAGGTTTCTTAGTCTCATTGCTGAGAGTTTGATGTCTTGATAGCTCTGGTAACTTCTTTTGTAAATATTGCTATGTGCATCTTCTATGGTCGTCAACTAATGATTCCTTTCTTGTGGAGCAGTTTATATGGAAGGTTGAGATTCCCTCCAAGGCTAATGCCTTTGCATGGTGTTTGCTTCTCAATTGAATAAACACGTCATTTTGTTGATGTGGTAGCCTAGTAAGGCTTTATCTGCTCTTATGTGTGATGCATCTTGCACGTAAACAGAGGAATGAGACTACTGCCCATCCTCTTATGCATTGCACTTTCCCTTGGAGGTTGTGAAATTCACTTCTTAGCGTCATAGAGTAAGTTGTGTTTGTTAGTTTGTCCAATCTTAAGGTTGGTTTGGCTCATGGAATGTTTATTCCTGACTAGCGCAGTTATAATATGAGGACTTGATAACTTAGACAAGATGTGTTGTAATTATAAAGAAAATGACTGCAAATTTTTTTAAGAATCTATAATATGGACTATACATGGAATACAATTCCTAAATTTTGGCATGGAAATATCTGTTCTGGTCCGTCCTATCACATGTGCAACATAATAACGTGAGGTgatttttttgtaaattattacatccttataaaatttttacATTCCCATATTATTCTATTCTTAGGAATAGACATTCCACTAATTAGGTGTAACCTAAGgaattttatttttagcattAGGGCTTTGGGTGGAGAAAGGAGTATATGATTTTTTAGGGCTTTCAATTATTGGCTTGCTATTATTTTGTTCATTTGGTTGGAAAGAAATGCTAGGATCTTGGGGATATTTCTTCCCTTTCCATATGACTTGTGAAAAAGTGGTATCTTATTCCTTTGCTTTCAGTTTCAAGCGATTGTCTAAGAGTTCctctttttttttcctctccCTTATCGAtattgttctttctctccctgataatattttcttttataaaaaaaagggGTAAATCTTGGAACAATGAACATGTGCAATGATGTAGGGCAATGATAGACAAAAACATAGAGAATGAGTACTGAGGGGAAGAaacagaaagaagaagaaagaaggaagaaggaagaagaagagagaagcaGTTGCAGAATGTTATAGAAttagaaataaaacagaaaatatttgttaaaggtttttttagtcttttagtattgttattaagtgtgttagtatattaattagtgagagttagtaagagtattatggtcattagaatgtgttttatttgtactataaatagagggcgagacctatcttcaagttaggtcattcatttaatcaaaatctcaacatagTATCAGAGTGTGATCCAATCTAAAGCTTATGACACTTGGTCATCACTGGGAAGCACCCTCTCATCGCTGCCCATCTTAGAACCACCTcaacccttcattatttcacaaaaccaaccatatttCCAAAAATAGGACCCTCTGAAACCTAACTCTACAAAATTCCATTACCGTAAAGCTTCCCATGGGCTGGCTGACTATTGACAATCTCAGCCCCACGCACTGACCCGTGAGAGAGATTTCGACCACTATTTTCTGAGCTTTTCCTCCACCATGTTTTGATTCCTTCCCTAGACCATATTATCAAGTTGTTGGGCATGTTTTTTGCTCAAAGATTTTTGACCGTGCGCTCGTGGTAATCCATTAGTTGTTCACTGTTTGTGAAGGTTTTTTGTGATAAGTtgagttgtgaggctgtggcagtgctatatcagtTTGTTGGTGGTTCACCTCTTCTGTGGTTGTTTTCAGTGCTTCACATCATTTGTGGTTGTCATTGGTGTGGCTAttggtttgtgagtgttgggatggggTCCATGAATCCCAAAAAACATGCTTCCTTCATTGCTACCACAGATAACAAttgaaaagttggatggaaagaattatgttcaataGTCTAAGGTGGTTCGGGTTTACGTAGTAGCATTAGGAAAATTTGACCCACTTGATCCAATCTGATCCTTGTgataagaagaaaaaagaagtgtggattcaggaagatgccttgattgtttccctcttgtggAATTTGTTGGAGCCCCAGATTGcatggatgtgcatgcatctagataTATGTAAGaagatttgggattatgccaagcttctatactctagtaacacTACACgaatgtatgatttatcccaagaATACTTTTCCTGGAAAGGGTTTTGTTGAGGCATgaaattctttttcttttaaattttttttttctctttaccAGCGATGAAGCTTCAAAGCAGATCTGATTGGTTTGGACAAGAAGAAATTCTTGCAAGGCGGTAGGGGTTGTGATGAAGGATTTATCTTCCAACCTTCTTTTCCAGTTAGAATTTTGAAGTAGCAGCAGCTGCTGCACTTCCTATTTGTCTCTTTTTCTCTCCATCCTTTTTTTGGTTCTTGAAACTTTCTGTGGACAATTTTTTTTCCTGCTTTAGTGCTCCTGCTAGAGTCTTCCTTTTGCAGCAGCCATGAATcctctttcatttatttatttatttgtcgTTTTTCTATGCTTCTGCTGGTGTTTTCCCTCTCACAGCAACAGACTTCTTTTTcttcccccccccctcttgggcttTGCTGAAAGTAAGAAGAgttcgggttttttttttttggtgggggggggggggggggggggttgtgtcTGCTGAAGGAGAAAAGGGTTAAAGTTGTATTTTCTGGGGGTTTTCCTAAAGAGCTCGTGCTCTGTATGTGGGCACCTGAATGACTGGGATGAAAGTGATTGCAGTGTGGATGGTGGAAAGTTGGTTTGCCATTGATACAAATTGTTGCAGGACACAACAGAAAGTAACAGAGAGAGAGTGAATTGAGGGGAAGAAACAAAGAGAAAAGAATGGAGAAGAAGAGAGAAGCAGCTGCAGAACAGAACATTGTTAGAAACAGAACAGAGAATATTACAGACAGAGAGAGAAGCAGACAGGAGAAGGGAAGGAGGAGTaggaagaagaaaggaggaggaagaagaagacacGAGGAGGGAGGGAGAGGCtgctgtgagagagagagagagattaacatgaaactcaattaaTCATCCGAAAGCCTCATAACCTTACATCACAAGCCTATACTTttaggcaactaagaaacccTAGGGATAAGctattaaaaattacaaaaaatagcaccaaaacaatcaaaaatcataaaataagcCCCAGGTAATTAAAAATTACTGAAATAAACAAACATCTCCAAGCTAATATAAAATCCTTAATTTTATATCTTCAAACTAAATATGATCACCTAGAGCTACCTGCAAGTGATCCTCTGTCTACAGGTAGGAAGGCTTGATCTTTACTTGCTTTTGCTTCTACTTCTTCGATGTGGGTTCAAGTTGTTTTGGAATGACAAAGTTAATAGTTGACATAAGTTGTGCTTTCTTGAAAATCTTACTTGTTCTTGCTTATTGTCGTTGCTCTCTTTCAATCTCCACTGTCTTCCACATGCTCTCTTTGGGTTGACCTCTTTCTTTATCTGGAAGGGCCTTCCTGGATTCTCGATGTTCATCATCAGCTTCCTTGACTTCCATATTACACATGTTATATTTGGAAATCCAGCCTGTAGATTCTCCAAAATTTTATTCTTGCAGACTCACAAGGTCCATGTCTTGCATTTTTTGTGATAAGTTTTGGCTTTCGATCCTTTAGATGGCAAGTCCATcgatacatttttttttttgcctgtGATGAGATGTTAGGGCATGTATTCCCTATTTTAGCTGGTTGTGAGAAAAAAAGTTTGTCATTCTTCATTCTTCAAGTTTTGGCTCCTTGATGCATAAAAAATGTCCAGACAAAATTCAGGTTGCAAGGAAGGTGGATATCAAGACTATGTTCGTATCTTTTAACAAGTCCACTCATTTGTTTGCGCCCTGTATGTGTTATATGAAATACATCCCTAACAATGGTCTCCAGACTCTCTATTCAGTCTAATGTTGAGGATTCTTCGCACTCATTCTGAACTGACATTGGGGGATCAGCCTATGTGGCTTTGGGGGCCTTATGATTTGGGGAGGAGTTTTAGGGTTATGGTTATGGTGGaaataggtttagggtttagaagtCAACTAAGATTTTATTCATTTGGAATTTGTTCATGAGAGGGCTGGAATTCAGGGAAAAGGCTGCTTGAAATTCAAAGGTATaagaaagaggggggggggggggggggggagagacgTGCAAAAATTGACCAATTCCAGGCAGAAGTTACTATTATGCCTGGAAGCTTGAGAAACCTCATAATTCTTAAAATAAAACCAGAGATAAAGAAGAGACTTCTAGGCTTGGTGAACAAGCAAACTTGGAAATTATGCAAAAACTGAACCATATATTGCAAAAGCAAATTACACAGCAATGAGCAACtgatttttatttcaattattaaAATTATGCACAGACTAGAAGCAAAATTCATGATAGCAGCAGGGAATCTTTGGAAAGAGAGATGCTATCTCATTCAATTTATAGACGTGCACGTAATTTTCTTTAATGAAGTGGAAGCTGATGTAAAACCTATTAGTATACAAAAATCTTGAATACCCATGCTGCAAAACATGTCTTCAAGTTTTGACTGTTCTTGTTGTTACTTGTTGTCTTGTAGGTTCTGATGATCTGTTGAATATAAGTTGCATTTATAATACTTTTGAGTCAACCTTGATTTGCCTGATCTCAAATCAAACAAACAGCAAGATAATACTACTGAAATGCATGAATAAATTAATagtatataaattttaattcgATGGAAAGTAGCAAAGATTTTAAATTAGTTAACCTCATTAGCTTTCACAAAAACCTCATTGCTCTCTCTTATTGAGCCAGGCTGTCTTAGGAAAGAGTACATGAAATGACTAGCAAAATCAGTAGAGATATACACCTGTGGAACAATCTTGATGTTCTCATCTCTATAACTGCCATCACAGGTAAAAGATTAAAATTCGTATTcaatgaaaataatttaattcaaaatcatAACTATTACTCCTGCTGCCTGGGACTTTATTATCTTGATCCAAATTGGTCACTTCCATTAAGAATCCAATTTTAGCACTATATGACATTATGACTGGTacatatcttttaaaaaatatattaagatCATGAGAGCAATCAAAATTCCAAGCATCAATAGTTAACTCTGTGTTGGGGATCCTTGAATGAACATTTATTTGGCAGCTCTTTTCTCCATCCGACTAAAAAATTGATACAGCTTCCGTGAAGACAACTGCTTACATTTGTAGTATGTTCTTTCCAGTCATCTTTCTTTTGGTGATCTATCTCAAATAAATTTGACAATGATAACCATAACCTGATATTGGCGATGCTTCTTAATTCTCATTCCTGTTTTCTGCACAAAACCAATCAACTTTGATTAACCTTTTTTCCAACAGATGGACATTTTCTGACTGCAGGCACAACCAATACATCTACCAGAAACTTGCTGCTCCTTTTGCTCTGTTTTTTCATTCATTCATGGCATTATTGTTCCTTAGGGTGCTTTACAGCATTTTGCATTAGTGTCATAACCACTTGTACATTAGTTCATTCTATACTTTATCCTATCATTACATTGAGGCTGTGAACTAAACTAAATGCTATTGGACAATACAGTCATGGGCTAGCAATGAATTGTGGTCACTCTCTCTCTGCCTTGAAATTTGAAATAAGTTGAAATATTAACTGGAAAATAGGGTTATTCATTACTTGCAAAAAAGTTTGagatctttatttatttatttaccaaTTGAGCACAGCTGGGAATGACCAAAAGTTGGACTTGAGGTCCAAAAAATTTTGAGGATTTTGGGACTATGATATGCTTAGAGTTTCTATTCTTCTATGCTTTGATTCCCATCAACAactcaaaaagaaaatgaaggacCTGTTGtgttgtggaaaataattttcatttctcCATTTTCAATTCTTCTAAATAATTTCAAAACTATTTCCTTGTTCTTCACTTTCCTGATATTTGTATACCATGTTTGGCTGCTAGAATGAATTGCTTGGAAGAATTTTACTATCTGCATACTGTACTGCTGTTGGGTATAGTGGTTCTGCATTTTATTTAGAGTCTCTGAAGTGTAAATTAATTTCTTGAAGCATACTGAAAGTTTCTGTTTTATGAACTGTTATGCAGGTGAAGACATGTGGATTTCCTCCATTAGAGGAGAGGGATGAGTCACTGAAATTACTAGCTGGATTTGATTTCTTTGGTGGTGGTATGCTAACAAAAGAGGAGACAGTATCCTTTATCAGACCTTCAATGATAATCACAACATGAAAAGCATTTTGATAACTGTTTTCAGGTGTTTGAAAAACCCTAAGTCAGTAGTTTCCTAAACAATTTCATATAGCTCAGGCTTGCAAGTCTGGAAATGAATGCAGTGAATGACATGTTTGTCATACTCTCTGACATTTGGCTAGATGATGAGGAGGTAATTTGTAactttttgtttccaaaatgttgAGCTTTATTACTTGTGACATTTTCTTGATCTTAATATTGTCTTAACCGTAGAGAAGACTATGGGAAAGCTCGAGACTGTCCTggatggttatgagaatgtggaGGTGGTTCCTTCTCTATTTGTTTTCATGGGAAACTTTTGTTCTCGCCCATGTAACCTGTCCTTCCATTCCTTCTCAAATCTTAGGTGAGGGAgtttacataatatttattcttataGTTTCTttacaaaaattattattattattattattattatgatgatgatgatgatgatgagataAAAGCATTAATGGAACACCTTGGCTTGCAGATTGCAGTTTGGAAAGCTTGGACAAATGATTGGAGCCCGTCAACGTTTGAAAGAGCACTCTCAATTTCTATTTATTCCGGGTCCTGATGATCCAGGTTTATTAACTTGACAATTCTATGACTCCCCTTCAAAGTTTTTGTATGTAGATCACTTGAAGACGTTTTGCactttttcaggtccatcagcgGTTCTGCCCAGGTGTGCTTTACCAAAGTGTTTTACTGAAGAGCTTCAGAAGCACATTCCCAATGCCACATTCTCCAGTAATCCTTGCAGGTGAATTTGGATTTTCAGTCCTTTTTTTTTTACAGGGTAAAGCTTCCTATCTCTTGGAGATCTCCAAAGTTTCTTATTAACATTAATTCTGTGAATTTTAAAGACCATTTAT from Malania oleifera isolate guangnan ecotype guangnan chromosome 9, ASM2987363v1, whole genome shotgun sequence carries:
- the LOC131164716 gene encoding DNA polymerase epsilon subunit B isoform X2 translates to MRASTRKNVQKKFKIRGYTLKVEALDEILSFLSRFEDENEAIDILLDELENEPLKSSTLDKESVHRVVSLLLKAEAAVEESPCSISSRSALRIIDAFLVPKFCYDPIKKLFHEHTGRLPIHGDASAKAALYRDRYLLLLQRLSRHHHFSKPAFDTGVSRFGSCEISPIQSLIGQTGRKWVMGVISQLEDGHFYLEDLTASVEINLSNAKITTGYFSENTIVVAEGEMLLEGIFQVKTCGFPPLEERDESLKLLAGFDFFGGGMLTKEETLRLASLEMNAVNDMFVILSDIWLDDEETMGKLETVLDGYENVEVVPSLFVFMGNFCSRPCNLSFHSFSNLRLQFGKLGQMIGARQRLKEHSQFLFIPGPDDPGPSAVLPRCALPKCFTEELQKHIPNATFSSNPCRIKFYTQEIVLFRQDLLYRMRRSCLMPPSTEETSDPFEHLVATITHQSHLCPLPLSIQPIIWNYDHCLHLYPAPHAIVLGDSSEQKAFKYTGITCFNPGSFSNDSTFVAYRPCTQEVELSSL
- the LOC131164716 gene encoding DNA polymerase epsilon subunit B isoform X1 — translated: MRASTRKNVQKKFKIRGYTLKVEALDEILSFLSRFEDENEAIDILLDELENEPLKSSTLDKESVHRVVSLLLKAEAAVEESPCSISSRSALRIIDAFLVPKFCYDPIKKLFHEHTGRLPIHGDASAKAALYRDRYLLLLQRLSRHHHFSKPAFDTGVSRFGSCEISPIQSLIGQTGRKWVMGVISQLEDGHFYLEDLTASVEINLSNAKITTGYFSENTIVVAEGEMLLEGIFQVKTCGFPPLEERDESLKLLAGFDFFGGGMLTKEETLRLASLEMNAVNDMFVILSDIWLDDEETMGKLETVLDGYENVEVVPSLFVFMGNFCSRPCNLSFHSFSNLRLQFGKLGQMIGARQRLKEHSQFLFIPGPDDPGPSAVLPRCALPKCFTEELQKHIPNATFSSNPCRIKFYTQEIVLFRQDLLYRMRRSCLMPPSTEETSDPFEHLVATITHQSHLCPLPLSIQPIIWNYDHCLHLYPAPHAFWETVASRRHSNTQELHVSILVPSQMTALLWHIALVPKKLNYHPYRRHKVIFFPWYFYAAEKCSSTQGWRYQLLDFFFFFGLFCLCKFL